The Neoarius graeffei isolate fNeoGra1 chromosome 12, fNeoGra1.pri, whole genome shotgun sequence genome window below encodes:
- the tmigd1 gene encoding transmembrane and immunoglobulin domain-containing protein 1: protein MQHLRSGNDTAVKGQKKPVKMKNSFRIWFILLGFVCVCGVDSANVTIQSNPPMSGGFVQTKPEDTVSLTCTAIDSAVPEELQWFRNNQEVSLKDGNRVNTSHVCVQPVSRDDNTVIFTCQLRSNANAKASIQLEVQYPPTLGVHEEKWVEEGSNTVLSCDVRAYPPVSVVWKKDDKLLDLSSSSYKTSNNGMTATLSISKVKQDMHQGLYTCEVESSIFGITGNNFTITVTDKVTKFPLGPAIAGVVVVLATILLATISRWDRIMKCFKKD, encoded by the exons ATGCAACACCTACGCAGTGGCAATGACACGGCAGTGAAAG GACAGAAGAAACCTGTAAAAATGAAAAACTCCTTTAGGATCTGGTTCATCCTTCTTGGGTTTGTCTGTGTCTGCGGTGTCGACAGCGCCAATG TCACCATTCAGTCGAATCCACCAATGAGTGGAGGGTTCGTTCAGACCAAACCGGAGGACACAGTATCCCTGACCTGCACAGCCATTGACTCTGCTGTGCCAGAAGAACTGCAGTGGTTCCGAAACAACCAAGAAGTGAGCCTCAAAGATGGAAACCGTGTAAACACGAGCCACGTGTGCGTGCAGCCAGTAAGCAGAGATGATAACACAGTCATCTTCACCTGTCAGCTAAGGTCTAATGCTAATGCGAAAGCCTCCATCCAGCTAGAGGTTCAAT ATCCCCCAACTCTAGGTGTCCATGAGGAAAAGTGGGTTGAGGAGGGAAGTAACACCGTTCTGTCCTGTGATGTTCGTGCTTATCCTCCAGTAAGTGTAGTCTGGAAGAAGGACGATAAGCTTCTGGATCTTTCTTCGAGCAGCTACAAGACCAGCAACAATGGAATGACAGCTACACTTTCCATTTCAAAAGTTAAACAAGACATGCACCAGGGCTTGTACACCTGTGAGGTCGAATCAAGCATCTTTGGAATCACTGGAAATAATTTCACCATCACTGTTACGG ACAAAGTGACGAAGTTCCCTCTTGGGCCTGCAATCGCTGGTGTGGTGGTCGTCCTCGCAACAATCCTGCTGGCTACCATTTCCCGATGGGACAGGATTATGAAG TGCTTTAAAaaagactga